The stretch of DNA AAGGAACAGGGCTGGAACGCTGAAGTTGTTTACTACCGCCCAGAGTGGTCCGAGAAGATCTTCGACTATGTCACCGAAAACTTCGACGCATACATCTCCCGCGTCAACCCAGGCAGCATCCCTGGTGGCGAAAAGGGCTACTTTGAGCTGCTGACCAAGCTGTCCAGGGAAGCTGGCCTTGTCGGCATGTCCACCCCAGAAGAGATGATGGCCTACGGTGCGAAAGATGCGCTAGTTAAGCTCAACGACACTTCCCTCGTTCCTGCCGACACCGCGGCATACTACGACGTTGAAACCTTCCACAACACCTTCCCAACCTCGCTGTCCTACGGCGAGCGCGTGCTGAAGCAGAACCGTGGCTCCACCGGTGAAGGCATCTGGCGCGTCCAGGTCGAAGACAAGTCCATCGAACTGGTCCCGGGCACCCCGCTGCCACTGGATACCAAGCTCAAGTGCACCGAGGCTGTGGACAACCACACTGAGATCCGCGAACTCGGCGAGTTCATGGACTTCTGCGACCAGTACATCATCGGCGACAACGGCATGCTCGTGGACATGCGCTTCATGCCACGCATCGTTGAAGGCGAAATCCGCATCCTCCTCGTTGGTCCACACCCAATCTTCGTGGTGCACAAGAAGCCAGCAGCTGGTGGCGACAACTTCTCCGCAACCCTGTTCTCCGGCGCGAAGTACACCTACGACAAGCCGGAGGCTTGGCAGCCGCTCATCGACATGTTCGCTGAGGCTCGCCCGGTTATCGCTGAAAAGCTCGGTGGCGACAACATTCCACTGATCTGGACCGCTGACTTCATGCTTGCCGACGGCGAAAACGGCGAAGACACCTATGTCCTCGGTGAGATCAACTGTTCCTGCGTCGGCTTCACCTCGGAGCTCGACATGGGCATCCAAGAGATGGTCGCCAAGGAAGCGATCTCTCGCGTCGAAAAGAAGTTTGCTTAAGTTGCCGGTGGCTTGGTCGCCATTGGTGGCGCTGAGGCTAGCTAGCGTGGAGTAAGCCGAAACTGAGGAGCAATTCCTCGGTATCCATTAACTCCTGGGCGGTAGCGGGTTGTCCCGTTACCGCCATAAACATTTCTGCGACTTCCTGCGGAGTTGCGGGCACGGAATCTGTGCAAATGAGGTGTTCGGCAACGGTGGCCGCAATGTTTACTGGTTCTGCGGGTGCTAGTACGTCTAATGCGGTGTGGGTGTTTCCGCTGCGGAAAGTATGTGACAGCGCATTGAAGAAAGTGCTGATTGACCTCATGGTTAACTCCTTTCGGGAACTAGAGTACGGACAGAATGTAGCTGTCCGTGATTGATGGGTAAGGACCCATTGTATGCCAAAGCCCGCTAAATCGGCAAGGTTTAATTTGTTTTTAGTTAACCTGTTGTTAACTTTTGAGGGCTGGGTTACCTCTTTAGGGGCGGGGCGCAAACTTGACCACACCGTAGCGGTGTTAGTGGTGGTGTTTTAGGCGTTACGGTGCGTTGAAGCTCGGGGCAGTTGGGGCGGTTGGGGTTGTTGTGGGTGGTGCCAGTTCATCGAGGGGCGGTCGTTTGGGTCCGCGCTACTAGTGCACCTTTGGCCACCCTGCAAGGAGCTAAACACAGGGCTCACCCGACGCAACCTTCTAGGAGTTAGTGCTTGCTGGACAAGCCTGGGAATAGGTTCCAACCGAAGAAATGGTTTAAGGAATCTTTTGCGATCCAGACGATGGCGATAGCGATAATCCCAGCTAGAACGGCGTAGACGGTCCAGCCGAGGACTTTCATCTGGGTGGAGGCGTCGGTGTCTCCGATGATTACGCCGTGTTCGTCGCGGATGGGGTCACCGGTCATGCAGCGCATCCCCAGAGCGAACAAGAACGGAATCCCTGCGCCAAAAGCGAGCGCGAGGAGAGCTACGTGGAAAATCGACGTTGCGATAGCCATTTGTTAAGCCTCCTGAGCGAGTGGCTTGATTACTGGTTTCATCGAAGAATCTACGGATTCGGCGTCGGCATCCCAATCGTCGTTGACGTTGGAGGCGTCCACAGGGTTCATGCGAGCACGCACCAAAATCACGGCAACCATGGCAATCAGTAGGATAAGGTCGACGATTGCGCCGGCGGTGATGTTCGACATCGCTGTCACCCCGTGCGCCAGCCACCAGGAAGCAAAGCCGACGGCGGCAGCACACGGCAGGGTGATCAACCAAGCGGCCACCATGCGCATTGCGACACCCCAGCGAACGTTAGCGCCCTTCTTGCCCAAGCCTGTGCCAAGGATCGAGCCGGTGGAGACGTGCGTCGTCGATAAGGCCATGCCACCCACAGCAGAGGTGAGGATGATCGCGGCGGAAGAGGACTCGGCAGCCATGCCCTGCGGAGACTCAATTTCCACCAGGCCCTTGCCCAAGGTGCGGATCACGCGCCAGCCGCCCGACAAGGTGCCGGCGGCGATGGCTACCGCACATGCCACGATCACCCAGGTCGGGATGTGCTGCGTGCTTTGTGCCTCGCCGGCCGCAACCAATGCCAGGAAGATGACGCCCATGGTCTTTTGCGCATCTCCAGCTCCGTGGGCCAAGGAGACGAGGCACGCGGTGACGATCTGGCCGTGGCGGAAATGCTCGTTCTTGATCTTGTTGGGGATCGTGTTGGTAACCCAATAGACCAAGAAGGTTCCGCAAGCAGACACCAGCGCCGCAATGAAAGGCGAAACAATCGCCGGGATAATGATCTTCCCAGCGATCGAAGACCAGGCCACGCCACTAGTGCCCATGGCTGCGAACGCTGCACCAATGAGTCCGCCGAACAACGCGTGCGAGGACGAAGAAGGCATGCCCAAGAGCCAGGTGAAGAGATTCCAAAAAATACCACCGATCAAGCCAGTGAACACTACCATGAGTAGTGCTTCGCCGTCGGCAATGTTGCTGACATCGTAGGAGTTGAGATTCACGATGCCTTTGGCCACAGTCGCGGCCACGTTCACGGACAAAAAGGCACCAATCAGGTTGAGGAGCGCCGAAATCGCCACTGCGTTGAAGGGCTTCAGCGCGCCCGTGGCGATGGACGTAGCCATCGCGTTAGCGGTGTCGTGAAAGCCGTTGGTGAAGTCAAACGCCAAAGCAGTAACGACGACGATAGCCAGGATGATGAGGGTTGCAGTCACTTAACTGTCCTAATCGCGGTGTGCAAGGAATAACCAAGGAATAGCCAAGGAATATCCAAGTAGGAAACTTTTCCGATCTAGACCTTACGCCCCGAAATGCCCGCAAACCACTTTGGTTAAAACTGCACGTCAGCGGCCTTCATGGCGTCTTGGATTGCGGCGACGGTGCGTCGTAAAGCTTGGCTTTCCCACTCGTCGAGGGTGAGCTCGAAGCGGCGTTGCGCACCACCTGCGCCAATGAGGGTCGGGAGGGAGAGTGCGACAGTGCCGTCGTAGCCGTACTCGCCGCGCAGGGTGGTGCAAGTGGGGAAGATGGTGCGCTCGTCGAGGAGGATGGCGCGGGCCATTGCGACGGCAGAAGCAGCCACGCCAGCGTTCGTCCAGCCCTTCGAGCCAAAAACTTCGTAGGCGGCATTGACGACGGCGGTCGCTAGCTCCGCGGGATCAAAGTGCACGCCGAAAACGCGCTCGATCTCCGCAGGTCCCATGCCAGCGACCGTGAGGTGTGACAGGGCCGGAAACGCGGAGAGTCCGTGTTCGCCCAGCATGTAGCCCTCAACCGACAGCGGTGACACTCCTAGGCGATCCGCCACGATCCGGCGCAGCCGTGCGGAATCCAACATGGTGCCGGTGCCGAAGATCTTGCCGGCCGGGTAGTCGAACTCATTCTCGGCGATGTAGACCATTGTGTCCAACGGGTTCGTGATGAGGATGATCACGGCATCGCGGGTGTGGCGGGTAATTCCCGCCATGACCTCCCGGATCACCTGCGCGTTATGGGGCGCCAGTGCCGCGCGGTCTGGCTTCGCATCCGGGTCATTGGGATCCGGAATCATCGAAGGGCCGGCGGCCACGATAATGACATCAGCGCCCACGCAATCGGCATAAGTGCCGGCGCGGACGCTGGTGCTGGAGAGGGTGTGCAGGCCGGTGGCCTGGTGTTGGTCGAGGGCCTCGCCATGTGCCACGTCGTGCTCGGAATCAATGGTGATGATTTCGCCGAAGAGATTCATCTTCATGGCGTCGGCAAGCACGTAAGAACCTACGTGCCCGACACCGCATACGACGAGCTTATGTGGGTTTGGCATGGTCTTCCTCTCCATCAAACGGTGCTGGTTAGACCAATAACCTTACGCCTGTTGCTTGTTATGAATCTTCTTTAGCCAGGAGTACAAGCCAGCGATGATCGCGACGAAGATAGCCAAGCCGATCCACTGGGCGCTGGACTCGAAGGACTCGCCAACGATCGCGAGCGGGGCTTCCTTGCCCGAGCCGGCGATGATGCTCGCGTTCAAAACACCAAACAAGGACTCGCCGACGATAAGCCCGGTGGCGAGCAAGGTACCCAAGCGCTCGGCTTTTTCAGTTGGAGCCCACTTGTTGTAGAGATAGCCAAGCAGGGCGCCGATCGGGATGATCAGCGTGAGGCTGACCGGCAGGTACATGCCCATACCGACGGCCAATGGAGGCAAGTGCAGTTTCGAGGTGGTGCGGGAAAGGACTTCGTCGATCATGATGACCACAGCGCCGATTAGCGCGCCTAGACCGACCAAGTTCCAATCCAAAGAGTCGCCGAAAATGCCTTGCGCCACAGAGGACAACAGCGCCGCCTGCGGTGCCGCCAAGGCATTGTCGCCTGCGCCTGGAGCTCCCTGGAAGCCGAAGGAGGTCATCATCAGCTGCAGCACTGGCGGGATGATTGCAGAGCCGAAGAGCACACCGAAGATAAGCGCGACCTGCTGCTTCCACGGGGTAGCGCCGACCAAGCTGGCCGGTCTTGAGGTCCTGGAGATTGTCGTTGGAAATCGTAGCGATACCGAAGACCACCGCTGCGGTAAACAGCGTGTAGGCCAGAAGCGCCTTTGGATCCACACCGGCATCGTGGGACGTCACGAGCTTGATGAGCAGCGCCGCCGAAATTACCACGATGATGCCCACACCAGAAATTGGCGAGTTTGACGCACCGATCAAACCGGCCATGTAGCCACAGATCGAGGCCACAATCAGACCCACAGCCAGCACGTACACGATCGACAGGGTGATGAGGCCACCAGTGTGATGGGTGATCGAGGTGCCCTGTACGAATAGCCACAACAGGATGCCCACGGGCACCATCGAAGCAAGGGTAACGCCCGCGACCACGTTGAATGGGATATCCCGCTCGGTCAGCTCAACTTCGCCGCCACTTTGGCGGGTACGTGAGGAAGCCAGGGATTCCCTCATGCCCTTTATGATTGGGCCGATGATCTTCAGCAATGTCCATATGGCAGCCACAGCCATGGCACCTGCGCCGATGAAGCGGATGTCTTGGGAGAAGGTGGAGGAAACATACTTCGCTAGCTTCATGCCCTCAGGGATGTCACCTGAGGTGTGCATCGGCAGCAAGATGCCGTAGGAAATGATGAGGCCTACGATCATGGCGACACCGACGCCCAGGCCGACGAGGTGCCCGACGCCGATCAGCGCCAAGGACATCGAAGAGCCGAGCATGGTGTAGCCGGGGCCGAACTTGAACACGGTAGACAGCTCGGAAGCTGCGACTTTCAACGCGGTGAGCAAGGCGTAGCCCGCCGATGCCAGGGCACCCCAGAGGATGACATGCAAGCCTTCCTTGTTGTCTTCCGCTGAGCCGTGATCATCGCCAACCTTGAGCACCTCGGCTGCTGCGACGCCTTCAGGGAAAGGCAGATCAGAACCTGTTACCAGCGCGCGCCTCAGCGGGATGGAGTACATCACGCCGAGAATGCCACCGATGGCACACACCGCCGCGGTGGTGAGGTAGCTGAATCCGCTCCACCAACCGATCATGACCAGGCCAGGGAGGACGAAGATGATGGCGGAGAGCGTACCGGCGGCCGAGGCAACGGTCTGTACGATGTTGTTTTCCTGGATCGTGTGGCCGGAAAACTTTCGCAGGACCGCCATGGAAATCACGGCGGCGGGGATTGAGGTGGCGAAGGTCAAGCCCACCTTCAAACCGAGGTAAACATTTGCTGCAGTAAAAACTAGGGTGATAAGTCCGCCGATGATGACGGCGCGAGTAGTTAATTCTCGCTGGGGAGTTTGCTTCACAGCACCAGTTCCTCTCTTCCGGGTGGCTTCATCAAGAAAGCCTCACTCGGAAAATGGACTAGGGACTTCCCAGACGAATGGTCTAAAAAAATTTCGGAAAGTAGACTACTCCACACAGTGTTAAGTAAGTAACTCTGCTACGCAATCTGGGTCACAGTCCGAAAGGAGCGCCCGGCAGCGGTCGTATTCGGATTCTTCGTCGATTGCGCGGGCTGCCAGCGCCAATTGAGCGATAGAACGCAACACACCACGGTTTGGCTCGTGTGACCACGGAACCGGGCCGAAACCTTTCCAACCATTACCGCGCAAGGCATCGAGCCCACGATGGTAGCCCGTGCGAGCGAACGCATAACGGACCAGCGGATCGGTGGCGCCTTCGGCCAACAGGGCCCAGGCCAGGGGATTTGCCGGATTCTTCATTGCATCCGGCTCGCCCATTTCCGGAAGATGAACGGGAGGGGGAGCGAGCATGTCGTTGATTTTCATAACAGCTAGCCTAGTGCGGCGACCAAAACTCTGAGACATCGTAGCCAAATGAATATAATGCTCGGCGCAACAGAGGTAATGAAAGCCCAATCACTGAAGTTTGATCGCCGGAAATGGAGTCGATGAACCAGCCGCCGAGCGCCTCGAGTGTGAACGCACCCGCGCATTCCAGCGGCTCGCCGGAATGAGCGTAAGCGCTGATGTCACGGTCGGAGACGTCCGCGAAGCGGATTTCCGTGCGGATGGTCTCGGAGTAAGTTCCGTGCGGGCTGATGAGGTAATGCCCGGTGAGTAATTCGGCGGTGCGACCACGCTGAGCGTGCCAGCGTGCGATTGCCTTTTCGACGGTGTGTGGTTTGCCTTGGAGAACCCCATCCAGTAGCAGCATGGAGTCACATCCGATGAGAACGTCATCGGGAAAGCGTGTTGCCTGGGACTGGGCTTTGGCTTGGGCAAGCGCGGCCACAATATCTGCTGGCTCCGCGCCGGCCATCTGAACAGCGATAGCGTCTTCGTCGACGTCTGCAGGGGAGATGACTGGATTGATCCCGGCATTTTCCAGGATCATTTTTCGAGAGGGAGAGGCGGAGGCCAAGACAATACGCATGGCCTCCACGCTACCGGGATTTTCTAGTAGAAGCTCACGTTGTGGAACGCGTTTGGGTTGTACATCGTCGGGCGTCGGAGACGCTCAGCGATGCTGCCCCAGCGGTTGGTAGGCTTCGGCTTCTCTGGCTCGCCACCCGACATCGAGGCGAACAGCACGGTGAGTGCTGCGACCTGTGCGTCGGTGGGGTTGCCCTTGAGGACCTTGAGAAATGGTTTTTTGTCTTCCATGAAAGTCCTTACAGTGGGATGTTGCCGTGCTTCTTAGCCGGCACGTTGACAACCTTGCGGTCAAGCAGGCGCAGGCCTTCGATGATCTGGCCGCGAGTTTCGGATGGTGGGATGACGGCGTCGAC from Corynebacterium epidermidicanis encodes:
- a CDS encoding Cj0069 family protein, which produces MKKAIVVFEVEGGSDKSFDGHRKDTMPIVNAIKEQGWNAEVVYYRPEWSEKIFDYVTENFDAYISRVNPGSIPGGEKGYFELLTKLSREAGLVGMSTPEEMMAYGAKDALVKLNDTSLVPADTAAYYDVETFHNTFPTSLSYGERVLKQNRGSTGEGIWRVQVEDKSIELVPGTPLPLDTKLKCTEAVDNHTEIRELGEFMDFCDQYIIGDNGMLVDMRFMPRIVEGEIRILLVGPHPIFVVHKKPAAGGDNFSATLFSGAKYTYDKPEAWQPLIDMFAEARPVIAEKLGGDNIPLIWTADFMLADGENGEDTYVLGEINCSCVGFTSELDMGIQEMVAKEAISRVEKKFA
- a CDS encoding inorganic phosphate transporter gives rise to the protein MTATLIILAIVVVTALAFDFTNGFHDTANAMATSIATGALKPFNAVAISALLNLIGAFLSVNVAATVAKGIVNLNSYDVSNIADGEALLMVVFTGLIGGIFWNLFTWLLGMPSSSSHALFGGLIGAAFAAMGTSGVAWSSIAGKIIIPAIVSPFIAALVSACGTFLVYWVTNTIPNKIKNEHFRHGQIVTACLVSLAHGAGDAQKTMGVIFLALVAAGEAQSTQHIPTWVIVACAVAIAAGTLSGGWRVIRTLGKGLVEIESPQGMAAESSSAAIILTSAVGGMALSTTHVSTGSILGTGLGKKGANVRWGVAMRMVAAWLITLPCAAAVGFASWWLAHGVTAMSNITAGAIVDLILLIAMVAVILVRARMNPVDASNVNDDWDADAESVDSSMKPVIKPLAQEA
- a CDS encoding lactate/malate family dehydrogenase → MPNPHKLVVCGVGHVGSYVLADAMKMNLFGEIITIDSEHDVAHGEALDQHQATGLHTLSSTSVRAGTYADCVGADVIIVAAGPSMIPDPNDPDAKPDRAALAPHNAQVIREVMAGITRHTRDAVIILITNPLDTMVYIAENEFDYPAGKIFGTGTMLDSARLRRIVADRLGVSPLSVEGYMLGEHGLSAFPALSHLTVAGMGPAEIERVFGVHFDPAELATAVVNAAYEVFGSKGWTNAGVAASAVAMARAILLDERTIFPTCTTLRGEYGYDGTVALSLPTLIGAGGAQRRFELTLDEWESQALRRTVAAIQDAMKAADVQF
- a CDS encoding DUF3151 domain-containing protein codes for the protein MKINDMLAPPPVHLPEMGEPDAMKNPANPLAWALLAEGATDPLVRYAFARTGYHRGLDALRGNGWKGFGPVPWSHEPNRGVLRSIAQLALAARAIDEESEYDRCRALLSDCDPDCVAELLT
- a CDS encoding Maf family protein; this translates as MRIVLASASPSRKMILENAGINPVISPADVDEDAIAVQMAGAEPADIVAALAQAKAQSQATRFPDDVLIGCDSMLLLDGVLQGKPHTVEKAIARWHAQRGRTAELLTGHYLISPHGTYSETIRTEIRFADVSDRDISAYAHSGEPLECAGAFTLEALGGWFIDSISGDQTSVIGLSLPLLRRALYSFGYDVSEFWSPH
- a CDS encoding acyl-CoA carboxylase subunit epsilon, yielding MEDKKPFLKVLKGNPTDAQVAALTVLFASMSGGEPEKPKPTNRWGSIAERLRRPTMYNPNAFHNVSFY